In Rhodococcus sp. OK302, one genomic interval encodes:
- a CDS encoding thiolase family protein encodes MHDAVIVDAVRTPIGKRGGSLADVHPADLSAHILKSLTARTGLDPAEIDDIIWGCVMQAGDQAGNIARTAALAAGWPESVPGTTVNRACGSSQQSVSFAAASVIAGHADFIIAGGVESMTRVPMGSAAKEGSSATPPSVQTRYGVDSFSQGLGAEMMAERWNLDRRTLDEYALRSHELTAAAIDSGAFDSQLAPIEGKLAVDEGLRRGGSIDKLGTLKAPFKADGVIHAGNASQISDGAAALLITTSKIAAERGLDPIARIHTVAVTGDDPVMMLSGPISATAKALSRSGLSINDIGAFEVNEAFAPVPLAWLAETGADEKLLNPLGGAIAVGHPLGGSGAILMTRLVHHMRNNGIQYGLQTMCEAGGMANATIVELI; translated from the coding sequence ATGCACGACGCTGTCATCGTCGACGCCGTTCGGACACCCATCGGAAAGCGAGGTGGGTCCCTCGCCGACGTTCACCCCGCGGACCTCTCCGCACATATTCTCAAGTCCCTCACCGCCCGTACCGGCCTTGATCCTGCGGAGATCGACGACATCATCTGGGGATGTGTCATGCAGGCCGGCGATCAGGCGGGAAACATTGCTCGAACCGCCGCACTGGCTGCGGGCTGGCCCGAGTCGGTTCCCGGCACGACCGTCAACCGTGCCTGCGGGTCGAGCCAGCAGTCGGTGAGCTTCGCTGCGGCATCGGTGATCGCGGGGCACGCCGACTTCATTATCGCCGGCGGAGTCGAGTCCATGACCCGAGTGCCGATGGGCAGCGCAGCCAAGGAAGGTAGCTCGGCCACACCGCCGAGTGTTCAGACTCGCTACGGTGTCGACAGTTTCAGCCAGGGCCTCGGGGCCGAGATGATGGCTGAGCGCTGGAACCTCGACCGTCGCACGCTCGACGAGTACGCGCTACGTTCCCACGAGCTCACCGCTGCGGCTATCGACTCCGGCGCATTCGATTCACAGCTCGCACCGATCGAGGGCAAGCTCGCCGTCGACGAGGGCCTGCGGCGCGGCGGCTCGATCGACAAGCTCGGAACACTGAAGGCCCCTTTCAAGGCCGACGGAGTCATCCACGCGGGCAACGCATCCCAGATTTCCGACGGCGCTGCTGCACTGCTGATCACCACCAGCAAGATCGCTGCGGAACGCGGTCTCGATCCGATTGCCCGCATCCACACCGTCGCGGTCACCGGCGACGACCCGGTGATGATGCTCAGTGGTCCCATCTCTGCCACGGCAAAGGCGCTCTCACGCTCGGGACTGTCCATCAACGACATCGGCGCCTTCGAGGTCAACGAGGCGTTCGCTCCCGTGCCGCTCGCCTGGCTCGCCGAGACCGGTGCGGACGAAAAGCTGCTGAACCCGCTCGGCGGCGCCATCGCCGTTGGGCATCCACTCGGAGGATCGGGCGCAATTCTCATGACGCGCCTCGTACATCACATGCGTAACAACGGAATTCAGTACGGTCTCCAGACCATGTGCGAGGCCGGCGGAATGGCCAACGCCACCATCGTCGAACTCATCTGA
- a CDS encoding ABC transporter permease, whose product MTTMTFAYQDSKTMLRRTLRRIVRYPSMTLMLVGMPVVFLLLFVYVLGGTLGNGLGPGGGGRADYVNYVAPAIILMTVASAAQGTAISVAMDMTAGIIARFRTMSITRTSVLTGHVLGSILQTAVSLVIVIAVAIAVGFRPTAGLVEWIAAIGLLILVTTALIWLSAALGLVSKSVETASNLPMLLVLLPFLGSGFVPTESMPTGLRWFAEYQPFTPIIETLRGLLLGGPIGNNAILAIAWSVAIAVLSYVWARHLFNRRPVR is encoded by the coding sequence ATGACCACCATGACTTTTGCCTATCAGGATTCCAAAACCATGCTGCGCCGCACACTCCGACGCATCGTGCGATACCCGTCGATGACGTTGATGCTGGTGGGAATGCCCGTCGTCTTCCTACTGCTGTTCGTTTACGTCCTCGGCGGAACGCTCGGAAACGGTCTCGGCCCGGGCGGCGGCGGCCGGGCGGACTACGTCAATTACGTTGCACCGGCGATCATCTTGATGACCGTGGCGTCAGCGGCGCAAGGGACAGCCATTTCAGTGGCGATGGATATGACGGCGGGAATCATCGCGCGATTCCGCACCATGTCCATCACCCGCACGTCAGTCTTGACCGGACACGTTCTGGGCAGCATTCTACAAACGGCGGTGAGCCTCGTGATCGTGATCGCCGTGGCCATCGCCGTCGGGTTCCGCCCCACGGCCGGACTGGTCGAATGGATCGCGGCCATCGGTCTACTTATTCTGGTCACGACGGCCCTCATCTGGCTGTCTGCCGCACTCGGCCTCGTCAGCAAGAGCGTCGAGACTGCAAGTAATCTCCCAATGCTGTTGGTGCTCTTACCTTTTCTTGGCAGCGGGTTCGTTCCGACCGAGTCGATGCCGACCGGATTGCGATGGTTTGCCGAATACCAGCCCTTTACGCCGATCATCGAAACACTGCGAGGCCTACTGCTCGGCGGTCCGATCGGCAACAACGCGATCCTGGCAATCGCGTGGAGCGTTGCGATCGCCGTTCTCTCCTACGTGTGGGCTCGGCACCTGTTCAACCGGCGACCGGTGCGGTGA
- a CDS encoding ATP-binding cassette domain-containing protein — protein sequence MTSTTAITATDLRKSYSDKTVLDGIDISVDRGTIFALLGPNGAGKTTIVEILSTLTPADGGDIRIAGYNLSDDPDAIRSSIGVTGQFSAVDDYLTGEENLLLMADLHHLSRDERRSRTSELLEKFDLVESAKKLASTYSGGMRRRLDLAMTLIGRPEIIFLDEPTAGLDPRSRRTMWQIIRELVGDGVTIFLTTQYLEEADQLADRIAVLDQGRIVAEGTAAELKRRIPGGHIRLHFADRIQFDSAAAVLVESSRDDAAFVLQIPSDGGVSSLRSLLDQLDAHSIDVKELSVHTPDLDDVFLTLTGTERTPTR from the coding sequence ATGACCAGCACCACTGCCATCACCGCAACAGACTTACGAAAGTCCTACTCCGACAAGACGGTACTGGACGGCATCGATATTTCGGTCGACCGCGGAACGATCTTCGCGCTACTCGGCCCCAACGGCGCCGGTAAGACAACGATCGTCGAAATCCTCTCCACCCTCACACCGGCCGACGGTGGCGACATCCGAATCGCGGGCTACAACCTGTCCGACGATCCCGATGCCATACGTTCGAGTATCGGTGTCACCGGCCAATTTTCAGCAGTCGACGACTACCTGACCGGCGAGGAGAACCTACTCCTGATGGCCGACCTTCATCACCTGAGCCGAGACGAACGTCGCAGTCGCACTTCCGAACTCCTCGAAAAGTTTGACCTGGTCGAATCTGCGAAGAAGCTCGCATCCACATATTCCGGCGGAATGCGTCGACGCCTCGACCTCGCAATGACATTGATCGGCCGGCCCGAGATCATCTTCCTGGACGAGCCCACTGCCGGACTCGACCCTCGTAGCCGACGCACCATGTGGCAGATCATCCGCGAGTTGGTCGGCGACGGTGTCACGATCTTCCTCACGACTCAGTATCTCGAGGAAGCCGACCAATTGGCGGATCGCATCGCCGTACTCGATCAGGGCAGGATCGTCGCCGAAGGCACGGCCGCAGAACTCAAACGACGTATCCCGGGCGGACATATTCGACTTCACTTCGCCGACAGAATCCAATTCGATTCGGCAGCAGCAGTTCTCGTGGAATCATCGCGTGACGATGCCGCCTTCGTCCTGCAGATTCCCAGTGACGGCGGAGTCAGTTCACTGCGCTCACTTCTCGATCAACTCGACGCTCACTCGATCGATGTCAAGGAACTCTCCGTCCATACCCCTGATCTCGATGACGTATTCCTCACCCTCACCGGCACCGAAAGGACCCCGACGCGATGA
- a CDS encoding DUF4097 family beta strand repeat-containing protein, with protein sequence MPTFSTPSPISVSIDLPVGNVRITAGDRVDTLVEVLPSNSSHEADVRVAEQTRVDFAGGRLQIKAPKQRGLGIFGKTGSIEVTIQLPVGSQLDGSASLATFHVTGTLGKSRLKLSSGDCTLGTTGPLDVSTGAGTVSVEHVRGDTDTSTGSGTIHLGTIDGSAVVKNSNGDIRIGVVAGALKAKTANGDVVVDSAQSDVTAATANGDIRLGSLESGVASAKTAAGKIHIGVRSGTAARFDAHTSFGRVDNQMTTTDGPASTERRVEVHAHTSYGDIVIRRAEPPTTQ encoded by the coding sequence ATGCCCACATTCAGCACCCCCAGCCCCATCTCGGTCAGCATCGACCTCCCCGTCGGGAACGTCCGCATCACTGCCGGCGACCGTGTGGATACCCTCGTAGAAGTGTTGCCCAGCAACAGCTCTCACGAAGCAGATGTTCGAGTGGCAGAACAAACTCGAGTCGACTTCGCCGGTGGAAGGCTTCAGATCAAGGCGCCGAAGCAACGCGGACTCGGCATTTTCGGCAAGACCGGTTCGATCGAGGTGACAATCCAACTACCCGTCGGTTCTCAACTCGACGGTAGCGCCTCACTCGCGACGTTCCATGTCACCGGAACCCTCGGGAAGTCCCGCCTGAAGCTCTCGAGCGGTGACTGCACTCTCGGCACCACCGGGCCCCTCGACGTCAGCACCGGCGCCGGCACTGTCTCCGTCGAACACGTCAGGGGCGATACCGATACAAGCACCGGATCGGGGACCATCCACCTCGGCACCATCGACGGCAGCGCGGTGGTCAAGAATTCCAACGGCGACATCAGGATTGGAGTGGTAGCCGGCGCTCTGAAGGCTAAAACAGCCAACGGCGATGTTGTCGTAGACAGCGCCCAATCCGACGTCACTGCCGCTACCGCCAACGGCGACATCCGTCTCGGCAGCCTCGAAAGCGGAGTTGCCTCAGCTAAAACCGCTGCCGGGAAGATACACATCGGAGTGCGATCAGGCACCGCTGCCCGATTCGACGCCCACACATCGTTCGGCCGCGTCGACAACCAGATGACCACCACCGACGGACCGGCCTCCACCGAGCGCCGGGTCGAGGTCCACGCACATACCAGCTACGGCGACATCGTCATTCGACGTGCGGAGCCCCCCACCACCCAGTGA
- a CDS encoding CopG family transcriptional regulator codes for MDLRPYVDNLRHELAVAAQAGGDDARALAERLTAPLESATRLTLLDALSAAAAEITRDLAPGSVDLRLRGNEPSFVVTPAPNESAAVEPDFTAPPPITQADDGTMTRINLRLGQELKDRVEAAARDAGISVNAWLVRCAATTLDGGASRTAPRQRASQGAESFTGWVH; via the coding sequence ATGGACTTGAGACCGTACGTCGACAACCTCCGTCACGAACTGGCAGTCGCAGCACAAGCCGGCGGAGACGATGCCCGGGCGCTCGCCGAACGATTGACGGCGCCACTGGAATCAGCGACCCGACTGACGCTCCTCGACGCCTTGTCTGCAGCTGCTGCTGAAATCACCCGCGACCTGGCACCGGGTTCCGTCGACCTCCGCCTCCGCGGAAATGAACCCAGCTTCGTCGTGACGCCGGCACCGAACGAGAGCGCGGCGGTTGAACCCGACTTCACTGCGCCGCCGCCGATCACGCAAGCCGACGACGGAACTATGACGCGGATCAATCTGAGGCTCGGCCAAGAGCTCAAGGATCGGGTCGAGGCCGCCGCACGTGACGCCGGAATCTCCGTCAATGCGTGGCTCGTTCGCTGCGCGGCAACAACTTTGGACGGCGGCGCCAGCCGAACCGCTCCGAGACAACGCGCATCCCAGGGTGCCGAAAGCTTCACCGGATGGGTGCACTGA
- a CDS encoding helix-turn-helix domain-containing protein, translated as MDAELEKMLSDIGPRLRALRRDRDMTLEALSDATGISVSALSRLESGKRRPTLDLLVPLARTHRVALDQLVGAPATGDPRVHLTPSRRRNGSAVVPLTRYPGRVQVFKQVIGPRPPKLVTHAGYEWLYVLAGELRLILGENEVVLRPGEVAEFDTAEPHWFGPTGDQVVEILHLFGPHGEKARVRTQHSMPPNSCDGTRMVP; from the coding sequence ATGGATGCCGAACTGGAGAAGATGCTCAGCGATATCGGACCGAGATTGCGGGCACTTCGACGCGATCGCGACATGACCCTCGAAGCTCTGTCCGACGCCACCGGCATCTCCGTCAGTGCACTGTCACGACTCGAGTCCGGCAAGCGCCGCCCTACCCTCGATTTGCTTGTGCCTCTTGCCCGAACCCATCGTGTGGCACTCGACCAACTGGTTGGAGCACCCGCGACCGGGGACCCCCGAGTCCACCTCACACCGAGTCGCCGCCGGAACGGGAGTGCCGTAGTGCCGTTGACGCGCTATCCGGGCCGAGTTCAGGTATTCAAGCAGGTAATCGGGCCCCGTCCGCCGAAACTTGTCACACATGCCGGGTACGAGTGGCTCTACGTTCTCGCCGGCGAACTCCGCCTGATCCTCGGCGAAAACGAGGTTGTACTCCGGCCCGGAGAAGTCGCGGAATTCGACACCGCGGAACCCCATTGGTTCGGCCCGACAGGTGACCAGGTTGTCGAGATCTTGCACTTGTTCGGCCCCCACGGCGAGAAGGCCCGCGTGCGCACGCAACATTCGATGCCACCAAACTCTTGTGATGGCACACGAATGGTGCCATAG
- a CDS encoding MFS transporter, translating to MRPSSGIDRPPAIGMHTRRRWGVLAICCTSLFVVGLDTTIVNVALPTIGESFHVGIAGLEWVVNAYTLVLASLLISSGTLADRFGRRRVFQLGLVVFGVASIACALAPSVGVLIAARIAQGVGGSMLSPVALAIVVNVMTDPKERAKAIGVWAAVFGLSMAIGPIIGGVLIESFGWRSVFWVNVPVIVIVLMLTAVFVPESRAPQPRRLDLPGQLLLVAVVGGAVGLLIEGPRIGWTSPSAVTGYIAVALALASFVAVESRKTEPLVDLALFRHRPFPAAVLGAVVVFVALNATLLLGTFYLQQARGMTPAAAGVMILPMAVAATVCAPLSGILVGRVGPRLPLLIAGSFTALGGLCLVSLDNNTGLSTVLVAYLFLGIGFGFSNAPITNTAVNGLPKSQAGLAGGITSSARQFGAALGVALAGGFVANTVESDVAQASHAGWMLVVGCGLVVLVIAGASAQSASAQSAAVQPAAVHPVRVIPPNLPAG from the coding sequence ATGAGACCTTCGAGCGGAATCGATAGACCGCCGGCGATCGGAATGCATACCCGACGGCGGTGGGGCGTCCTGGCAATCTGCTGCACCAGCCTGTTCGTGGTCGGATTGGACACGACCATCGTCAATGTCGCGTTGCCGACGATCGGGGAGAGTTTCCACGTCGGGATCGCTGGTCTCGAATGGGTCGTCAACGCATACACACTCGTTCTGGCGAGCTTGCTGATTTCGTCCGGAACCCTGGCCGACAGGTTCGGCCGCAGACGCGTTTTCCAGCTCGGACTGGTCGTCTTCGGAGTCGCGTCGATAGCGTGCGCACTTGCGCCGTCGGTAGGCGTGCTGATCGCCGCGAGAATTGCACAGGGCGTGGGTGGTTCGATGTTGAGTCCGGTTGCACTGGCAATCGTGGTCAACGTGATGACCGACCCGAAGGAGCGAGCCAAGGCGATCGGCGTGTGGGCCGCGGTGTTCGGTCTGAGTATGGCCATCGGGCCGATCATCGGCGGAGTGCTCATCGAAAGTTTCGGCTGGCGATCCGTGTTCTGGGTCAACGTCCCGGTGATCGTGATTGTTCTGATGTTGACTGCCGTGTTCGTGCCGGAATCGCGCGCTCCGCAGCCGCGAAGGCTCGACCTGCCGGGGCAACTATTGTTGGTCGCTGTTGTGGGCGGCGCGGTGGGACTGCTCATCGAGGGCCCACGAATCGGATGGACGTCACCAAGTGCGGTGACCGGATACATTGCAGTCGCACTAGCTTTGGCCTCGTTTGTTGCTGTCGAATCGAGGAAAACCGAACCACTCGTCGATCTTGCACTGTTTCGGCACAGACCCTTTCCTGCAGCGGTTCTCGGCGCAGTCGTGGTGTTTGTTGCATTGAACGCAACACTGCTGCTCGGCACGTTCTATCTGCAACAAGCACGCGGTATGACCCCGGCTGCCGCGGGCGTCATGATCCTCCCGATGGCCGTTGCAGCAACCGTGTGCGCGCCGCTGTCGGGCATTCTGGTCGGACGCGTCGGGCCGCGGTTACCGCTTCTGATCGCGGGCAGCTTCACTGCATTGGGTGGTCTGTGCCTGGTATCTCTCGACAACAACACCGGACTTTCAACTGTGCTGGTCGCCTACCTGTTTCTGGGTATCGGTTTCGGTTTCTCGAATGCCCCCATCACCAACACTGCTGTCAACGGACTGCCGAAATCGCAAGCCGGACTTGCCGGTGGAATCACCTCCAGTGCACGACAGTTCGGCGCTGCTCTCGGCGTCGCATTGGCCGGCGGCTTTGTCGCGAACACTGTCGAGTCGGACGTCGCGCAGGCATCACACGCGGGGTGGATGCTCGTTGTCGGGTGTGGGCTGGTGGTTCTTGTCATCGCCGGTGCATCGGCTCAGTCGGCATCGGCTCAGTCGGCAGCGGTTCAACCGGCAGCGGTTCACCCAGTACGGGTGATTCCACCGAACCTTCCGGCCGGATAG
- a CDS encoding alkyl/aryl-sulfatase yields the protein MCQNHQDATPATVTVNREAIARYAMEDRQDFVDADRGLIAPLPGKVLGDDGHVVFDPEAMAYLTDDTSAPDTVNPSLWRQGQLMRRGGLYQVTDRLYQVRNNDLANLTVVEGDEGLIVIDCMAGVESARQGMKMIREHVSDKPVAAIIYTHTHIDHYGGVKGIVDVDDVASGKVPIIAPGTIASFDKFAIGENVVAGNAMARRSFYAFGGLLDLGPKGMVTCGIGTISTKGPLVSYISPTDSITETGTKREIAGLEFEFLYAPDTEAPEEMHIWIPELAALTCAENANHSLHNIQTLRGARTRDARNFARYLDETLERWGDDAAVHYGPHTWPVWGNENLVPFIESQRDTYKYIHDQALRLANKGYTPLEAAEVIELPEELGRKWYNRGYHGTLHHDVRAVYTKELGMWDGDPVSLHPHPPVESARRFVDLLGAQKILDEGKRAFDAGDYRWAAEILHKLVFAQPENTEAKNLQADVYEQMGYQAEGPQWRGIYLSAALELREGSQPPPYITASEDSVLAMPIDILFDFVAIHLIGDKATDVDLRIDFVFTDHDNETWTTWVKRGVLNARRGAASNTQLTVSGPKPALIGALLQPGAAPELARAGKISLDGDDSALKTLGELLDTFDPSFNIVTP from the coding sequence ATGTGCCAGAACCATCAGGACGCAACACCGGCCACTGTGACGGTGAATCGCGAAGCAATCGCGCGGTATGCCATGGAGGACCGGCAAGATTTCGTGGATGCGGATCGTGGCTTGATCGCGCCGTTGCCGGGAAAGGTGTTGGGCGATGACGGTCACGTGGTGTTCGACCCGGAGGCGATGGCTTACCTCACCGACGATACTTCTGCGCCGGATACCGTCAATCCGAGCTTGTGGCGTCAGGGCCAATTGATGCGCCGGGGCGGGCTGTACCAAGTCACGGATCGCCTATATCAGGTGCGAAACAACGACCTCGCCAACCTGACGGTCGTAGAAGGCGATGAGGGCCTGATCGTCATCGATTGCATGGCGGGCGTTGAATCGGCGCGCCAGGGCATGAAGATGATTCGTGAGCACGTCAGCGACAAACCGGTGGCGGCAATTATCTACACGCACACACACATCGACCACTACGGCGGCGTCAAGGGAATCGTCGATGTCGACGACGTCGCGTCGGGGAAGGTACCGATCATCGCGCCAGGCACGATCGCGTCGTTCGACAAGTTCGCAATCGGTGAGAATGTGGTTGCGGGTAATGCCATGGCCCGGCGTTCGTTCTACGCATTCGGCGGACTGCTCGACCTCGGGCCGAAGGGGATGGTTACGTGCGGGATCGGAACGATCAGCACCAAAGGTCCACTGGTCTCGTACATTTCCCCCACGGACAGCATCACCGAGACCGGAACGAAACGAGAAATTGCGGGTCTGGAGTTCGAATTCCTCTACGCACCCGACACCGAGGCTCCGGAGGAAATGCATATCTGGATCCCCGAACTCGCAGCGCTGACCTGTGCGGAGAACGCCAATCATTCGCTCCACAACATCCAGACATTGCGGGGGGCACGTACGCGCGACGCCCGCAACTTCGCCCGATATCTGGATGAGACTCTCGAACGATGGGGAGACGACGCAGCAGTTCACTACGGTCCGCACACCTGGCCGGTGTGGGGCAACGAGAACCTGGTGCCGTTCATCGAATCACAAAGAGACACATACAAATACATTCACGACCAGGCGCTGCGTCTGGCGAACAAGGGATACACACCACTCGAAGCTGCCGAGGTCATCGAGCTACCGGAGGAACTCGGGCGTAAGTGGTACAACCGCGGATATCACGGAACCCTGCACCACGACGTTCGAGCCGTCTACACCAAGGAGTTGGGAATGTGGGACGGCGATCCGGTGTCGCTACATCCACATCCGCCGGTGGAGTCGGCCAGACGTTTTGTCGATCTCCTTGGTGCACAGAAGATTCTGGACGAGGGCAAGCGGGCTTTCGATGCGGGAGACTACCGCTGGGCCGCTGAGATCCTGCACAAGTTGGTGTTCGCACAACCGGAGAACACCGAGGCGAAGAACCTCCAGGCTGACGTCTACGAGCAGATGGGGTATCAAGCCGAAGGGCCGCAGTGGCGCGGAATCTACTTGTCGGCGGCCCTGGAATTACGTGAAGGCTCGCAGCCTCCGCCCTACATCACGGCGAGTGAGGACAGTGTCCTCGCGATGCCCATCGACATCCTGTTCGACTTCGTCGCAATACATCTCATCGGAGACAAGGCAACGGACGTCGATCTCCGCATTGATTTCGTCTTCACCGATCACGACAACGAAACGTGGACTACGTGGGTCAAGCGTGGCGTACTCAATGCCAGACGGGGAGCGGCATCGAACACCCAGCTGACGGTGTCGGGACCGAAACCTGCGCTGATCGGTGCACTTTTGCAACCCGGTGCAGCGCCTGAGTTGGCTCGGGCCGGGAAGATCTCGCTCGACGGCGACGATTCTGCTTTGAAGACGTTGGGAGAGTTGTTGGATACCTTCGATCCCAGCTTCAATATCGTCACGCCGTAG
- a CDS encoding linear amide C-N hydrolase — MCTRLVYLGPNDTVITARSMDWKVDLGTNLWAFPRGMERAGCAGPTSITWTSLYGSVIATAYDLCTTDGVNDAGLSANLLWLVESEYPTYDGSTPGLSIALWAQYVLDRYASVKEAVEALAAEPFTLVTASVPGEDRLATLHMSLSDAGGDSAIVEYIDGRPTIHHNRDYQVMTNSPTFDKQLAVNEYWKQINGTVMLPGTNRAADRFARASFYVDAIPKTDDARTALAATFSVIRNVSVPLGISTPDEPNISSTRWRTVVDHKRGLYFFESAMTPNTFWVDVSSIDLSEGSGVRKLDLGPNESIVYSGDSTDQFAQAEPFVFAGL; from the coding sequence ATGTGTACGCGATTGGTATATCTGGGGCCGAACGACACTGTGATCACGGCCCGATCGATGGATTGGAAGGTCGATCTCGGAACCAACCTGTGGGCGTTTCCCCGTGGCATGGAGCGTGCGGGGTGCGCCGGGCCGACTTCGATAACGTGGACATCGTTGTACGGCAGCGTTATTGCCACCGCCTACGACTTGTGCACGACGGACGGGGTGAACGATGCGGGGCTCTCGGCCAATCTGCTGTGGCTGGTCGAGTCCGAGTACCCAACCTATGACGGATCGACGCCCGGCTTGTCCATCGCGCTGTGGGCTCAGTACGTGCTGGATCGATACGCGAGTGTGAAAGAAGCCGTCGAGGCATTAGCGGCGGAACCTTTCACCCTTGTGACCGCGTCCGTTCCCGGAGAAGACCGGCTTGCGACATTGCACATGTCGCTCTCGGATGCCGGCGGTGACAGTGCGATAGTCGAATACATCGATGGCCGTCCGACAATTCATCACAACCGGGACTATCAGGTGATGACCAATTCCCCGACCTTCGACAAGCAACTCGCTGTCAACGAGTACTGGAAGCAGATCAACGGAACCGTCATGTTGCCCGGAACCAATCGTGCTGCGGACCGATTTGCGCGGGCCTCCTTCTACGTCGACGCAATTCCGAAGACCGACGACGCTCGGACCGCGTTGGCCGCGACGTTCAGTGTCATCAGGAATGTCTCCGTGCCCCTGGGTATTTCCACTCCCGACGAGCCGAATATCTCGTCGACGCGGTGGCGCACCGTCGTCGACCACAAACGCGGGCTGTACTTCTTCGAGTCGGCGATGACACCGAACACTTTCTGGGTGGACGTGTCATCGATCGATCTGAGTGAGGGGTCGGGAGTACGCAAGCTTGACCTCGGGCCTAACGAGAGCATCGTCTATTCGGGAGATTCCACTGATCAGTTTGCGCAGGCTGAACCGTTCGTCTTTGCCGGACTGTGA
- a CDS encoding alpha/beta hydrolase: protein MELTRVAVGKGSCTVRIDGPVSKHAVLLLPGKGDPVDVYDKVCERLHNSDLRTVAVESIENLDETTAVVLLDELNIAWVNLVGHREGADLAWLLAARQFGRFASLISVDRGHPAASDVVGVPPVEVPTTIVVGSAGRALADASGRFVYSDFRVAEVPGVDDIVKSAPAELATEIVLRTSSW, encoded by the coding sequence ATGGAACTGACTCGAGTAGCGGTGGGCAAGGGGTCGTGCACCGTTCGGATCGACGGACCGGTCAGCAAGCATGCGGTTCTGTTGCTTCCGGGCAAGGGTGATCCTGTTGATGTGTACGACAAAGTGTGTGAGCGCCTGCACAATTCGGATTTGCGCACCGTAGCGGTGGAATCGATCGAGAATCTCGACGAAACGACTGCTGTGGTCCTTCTGGACGAGTTGAACATTGCGTGGGTGAATTTGGTGGGGCACCGGGAGGGCGCGGATCTTGCGTGGTTGTTGGCGGCACGTCAGTTCGGACGGTTTGCGAGTCTGATTTCGGTGGATCGTGGTCATCCGGCGGCCAGTGACGTTGTTGGAGTTCCTCCGGTCGAGGTGCCGACCACGATTGTTGTGGGTAGCGCCGGACGTGCACTTGCGGACGCCAGCGGCCGGTTCGTGTACTCCGATTTCCGGGTGGCAGAAGTGCCCGGTGTGGACGACATCGTGAAGTCGGCTCCGGCAGAACTTGCGACGGAGATCGTGCTTCGCACCAGTTCCTGGTGA